The Plasmodium knowlesi strain H genome assembly, chromosome: 5 genome has a window encoding:
- a CDS encoding RING zinc finger protein, putative has product MAQPYPRRNGNSSQNNNLIATLSEMQIDLDYIQQLRWNIKTKVDMLMSKLFPITRKKEEKRFIVIIEKNKNYDNFRCPICMLILYKPVKTKCGHMFCKECIEFVLKKFDYCPMCRENIKEFKLEHVQNSFLGKEYTDIKIRCWRCREITDIENYEAHLESHLDDDTYRGNGCWKGSVVPTCFVTDMIPTGVSCIGTTLQANPTDPLIRALSPFFNKRINVANRDEFVKTVRENQLNTDIHSVHLLFGKRIEKETPNGREAKVENPHGNQSGNPNLCANTNPCEQHCEMINMDDITWDAFILVQIKWEKKKQMYKSNAMGDDKVYSSMLPSPTSDIKREDNMNDSPSEKKDRRAQRSRRDVLYTLDNFEAYQKRKLKKNKTNKYFYVLLEYNARGLFFTPMKNIPVFKDMSMEKSIIYRGGDNRWDRHDVKEGKRDDPPEEQLIDILVKLNERIESKVYHKHLHNAVHLFHEFLNWYLRIEHSDTKITVKRTHFKKNQLEDPELMLLLFYLKYECTVPEEVDYGFMYSLVPFLNRVLNSAKETHQTLFVTDVYIYIAGTTQRGKHRQGDGYANKSNSLARLSSVSLRKADMNIHFVLRLRRGKPIPCEKEQAGVRVGVDLHTSAEVDQYQVKEETSGHLQNYDDASDLCYLLLCFSDMGFQWDVNESLDFSKTKKNMPYKEMKVFFSIDKLILCLFNVRRKKYSPLFWNSAHLLQYLLHFCVD; this is encoded by the coding sequence ATGGCGCAGCCTTACCCCAGGCGCAATGGCAACAGCAGCCAAAACAACAACCTAATCGCCACGCTGAGTGAAATGCAAATTGACTTGGATTACATTCAGCAGCTCAGGTGGAACATAAAGACCAAGGTGGATATGTTAATGAGCAAATTATTCCCCAtaacgagaaaaaaagaggaaaagagaTTTATAGTaataatcgaaaaaaataaaaattatgataaTTTTCGATGCCCGATATGCATGCTGATATTATACAAACCAGTGAAGACAAAATGTGGCCACATGTTTTGCAAGGAATGCATAGAGTtcgttttaaaaaagttcgACTATTGTCCTATGTGcagggaaaatataaaggagtTCAAATTGGAACATGTGCAAAATAGCTTCTTGGGCAAGGAGTACACAGATATAAAAATCAGATGCTGGAGATGCAGGGAAATTACTGATATAGAGAATTATGAAGCCCATCTGGAAAGTCACTTGGATGACGACACGTACAGGGGAAATGGCTGCTGGAAAGGGAGCGTTGTCCCTACATGCTTCGTCACCGACATGATCCCAACAGGCGTCTCATGTATAGGGACAACCCTACAAGCTAATCCGACAGACCCGCTCATTCGAGCTCTAAGCCCATTCTTCAATAAAAGAATTAACGTAGCAAATAGAGACGAATTTGTTAAAACAGTTAGGGAAAACCAACTAAATACAGATATACACAGTGTGCATCTGTTGTTTGGCAAAAGGATCGAAAAGGAAACCCCAAATGGGAGGGAAGCCAAGGTGGAAAATCCACATGGAAATCAAAGTGGGAACCCTAACTTATGTGCAAATACGAACCCATGTGAACAACATTGCGAAATGATCAACATGGACGACATCACATGGGATGCCTTCATCCTTGTGCAaataaaatgggagaaaaaaaaacaaatgtataAATCTAACGCTATGGGGGATGATAAAGTATACAGCTCTATGTTACCCTCTCCAACGAGTGACATAAAACGAGAGGACAACATGAATGACTCCCCCTCGGAAAAGAAGGATCGACGTGCGCAACGTAGCAGGAGGGATGTTCTATACACATTAGACAATTTTGAAGCTTaccaaaagaggaaattgaaaaaaaataaaacgaacaAGTATTTTTATGTTCTCCTTGAGTACAACGCAAGAGGGTTGTTTTTCACCCCtatgaaaaatattccaGTGTTTAAAGACATGAGCATGGAGAAGAGTATCATTTATAGAGGTGGAGACAATCGTTGGGATAGGCATGATGTGAAAGAGGGTAAAAGGGACGACCCCCCCGAAGAGCAGTTAATTGACATCCTAGTCAAGCTGAATGAAAGAATAGAATCCAAAGTCTACCACAAGCACTTGCACAATGCcgttcatttatttcatgaatttttaaattggtACTTGAGGATAGAACATAGTGACACGAAAATTACTGTAAAAAGAACCCATTTTAAGAAGAACCAACTGGAAGATCCCGAACTTATGCTTTTGCTCTTTTATTTGAAATACGAATGTACAGTACCAGAAGAGGTCGACTACGGTTTTATGTATTCACTTGTACCCTTTTTAAACAGAGTGCTGAACTCCGCAAAGGAAACTCACCAAACTCTGTTCGTTACggatgtgtacatatatatagcgGGTACAACACAACGGGGGAAACACCGCCAGGGTGACGGATACGCAAATAAGTCGAATTCGCTTGCTAGACTTTCGAGCGTCTCTTTAAGAAAGGCAGATATGAATATTCACTTTGTACTCAGGCTGAGGCGGGGGAAGCCAATTCCATGTGAAAAGGAACAGGCAGGTGTAAGGGTGGGTGTAGACCTCCATACAAGTGCAGAAGTAGATCAATATcaagtaaaggaagaaaccaGTGGACATTTGCAGAATTATGATGATGCCTCAGATTTATGTTACCTCCTGCTCTGCTTCTCTGACATGGGGTTCCAGTGGGACGTAAATGAATCCCTAGACTTttcaaaaacgaaaaagaatatGCCTTACAAAGAGATGAAGGTGTTTTTTAGTATCGACAAGTTGATACTTTGCCTTTTCAACGTGCGAAGAAAGAAATACAGCCCCTTATTTTGGAACTCCGCCCACCTCCTCCAGTACCTTTTGCACTTTTGCGTTGACTGA